A region of Argentina anserina chromosome 5, drPotAnse1.1, whole genome shotgun sequence DNA encodes the following proteins:
- the LOC126795426 gene encoding uncharacterized protein LOC126795426 encodes MKGQGYDGASNMRGIYRVLQTLFLEECLYAYFVHCYAHPFQLTLNATAQGVPEIWQFFITLSLIVNFVDASAKRHSALRATRKEKIAELVACGELQTGNGANQICTLQRAEFQTEDICNLAKNFYPADFDDGEMCTLVLECAYYENDMRSDLKFKKLESIAELSHALVQTRKSQFFPMIYRLICLVLTIHVSTATTEMTFSAMNTIKNRLKNKMEDDFIDDCMVLHIEKEYGDSVDNEMVIHDFENLSNRRVRFT; translated from the exons ATGAAAGGCCAAGGGTATGACGGTGCTAGTAATATGAGAGGTATTTATAGGGTGTTGCAAACATTGTTTCTTGAAGAATGTCTATATGCATATTTTGTGCATTGTTATGCTCATCCTTTTCAGTTGACATTAAATGCTACAGCTCAAGGGGTACCTGAGATTTGGCAATTTTTTAtaacattgagtttgattGTGAATTTTGTTGATGCTTCTGCTAAGCGACATTCGGCATTGAGAGCTACGAGAAAGGAGAAAATTGCAGAATTGGTAGCTTGTGGGGAGCTTCAAACAGGCAATGGTGCAAATCAAATTTGTACTTTACAACGAGCAG AGTTTCAAACTGAAGATATTTGCAATCTTGCAAAGAATTTTTATCCTGCTGATTTTGATGATGGTGAAATGTGTACTCTAGTATTAGAGTGTGCATATTATGAGAATGATATGCGTAGtgatctgaaattcaagaagtTGGAATCCATAGCTGAGTTATCACACGCTTTGGTTCAAACAAGGAAGTCTCAATTTTTCCCTATGATTTACAGATTAATTTGTCTAGTTTTGACTATTCATGTGTCTACGGCAACCACTGAAATGACATTCTCAGCTATGAATACCATCAAGAATAGACTTAAAAATAAGATGGAGGAtgattttattgatgattgtatGGTTCTCCACATTGAGAAGGAGTATGGTGATTCTGTTGACAATGAGATGGTGATTCATGACTTTGAAAATTTATCGAACCGTAGGGTTAGATTTACCTAG
- the LOC126795427 gene encoding LOW QUALITY PROTEIN: protein LURP-one-related 4-like (The sequence of the model RefSeq protein was modified relative to this genomic sequence to represent the inferred CDS: inserted 1 base in 1 codon; deleted 1 base in 1 codon; substituted 1 base at 1 genomic stop codon): protein MAKVCPGGAPQVXYLSSKREVTYTIWMKSLVCNTNGCTVYDSYGEIVYRVDNYDKKRSNEVLLMNLQGKLLYTIRKKKLQYMRFSXIVDIDGGIVAEARKKLSSSGIVLGEDVLSLEMKNHMDHSLIMAIVTAIYGLICRKMC from the exons ATGGCAAAGGTATGCCCTGGTGGAGCTcctcaag cctacttgagCTCAAAGAGAGAAGTCACATATACCATTTGGATGAAATCACTTGTATGCAATACAAATGGTTGCACCGTCTATGATTCCTATGGTGAGATTGTTTATCGAGTTGATAATTATGACAAAAAGCGCAGTAATGaagttcttctcatgaatctccAAGGAAAGCTTCTTTATACAATTCGTAAAAAG AAATTGCAATATATGAGATTTTCTTGAATAGTGGACATTGATGGAGGAATTGTTGCAGAG GCAAGGAAGAAACTATCATCGTCTGGGATAGTTCTGGGGGAAGATGTATTATCTTTGGAGATGAAGAATCATATGGACCACTCCCTTATAATGGCTATTGTAACTGCC ATATATGGATTAATTTGTCGCAAAATGTGTTAG